One genomic segment of Hordeum vulgare subsp. vulgare chromosome 2H, MorexV3_pseudomolecules_assembly, whole genome shotgun sequence includes these proteins:
- the LOC123425739 gene encoding uncharacterized protein LOC123425739, which produces MAAAEEEASTAPRGRPEEEEYEEEAMAVLDFDMLCASVAMSAERRKGAGMGEAAACAGGAEGAAGGGGVQRMWEGDVVIDCLEDRRIALEAACCPCYRFGKNMRRANLGSCFLQAMAYFISLVAVLVSLIAFSVTRHHVYLYMGLGSVLLIAIYTGYFRRRIRKQFNIRGTDGSLDDCVLHLICPCCTLCQEARTLEMNNVQCGVWHGRGDTICLGSNGEGNKAFAALHKSPFVLIKSPELCGMDRISSGADEHQPLVPSAQPGQE; this is translated from the exons atggccgcggcggaggaggaggcgtccacgGCGCCTAGGGGCCgcccggaggaggaggagtacgagGAGGAGGCGATGGCGGTGCTGGACTTCGACATGCTCTGCGCGTCCGTCGCCATGTCGGCGGAGAGGAGGAAGGGCGCCGGcatgggggaggcggcggcgtgcGCGGGCGGCGCCGAAGGGGCCGCCGGCGGAGGAGGCGTGCAGAGGATGTGGGAGGGGGACGTGGTGATTGATTGCTTGGAGGACCGCCGAATCGCGCTCGAGGCCGCCTG TTGCCCATGCTATAGGTTTGGCAAGAACATGCGGAGAGCCAATCTCGGATCTTGCTTCCTTCAG GCAATGGCTTACTTCATTTCATTAGTTGCTGTTCTGGTCAGCTTAATTGCCTTTTCAGTAACGAGGCATCATGTATATCTATATATGGGTCTGGGTTCTGTTCTCTTGATAGCAATCTACACGGGTTACTTCCGAAGAAGAATCAGGAAACAGTTCAATATCCGG GGGACTGATGGCAGTCTAGATGACTGTGTTCTCCATCTGATATGTCCTTGTTGTACCCTGTGCCAG GAGGCGAGAACTTTGGAGATGAATAATGTCCAGTGTGGTGTTTGGCACGGGCGGGGTGATACCATTTGTTTAGGGAGCAATGGTGAAGGAAACAAGGCCTTTGCTGCTCTACACAAATCACCGTTTGTGCTTATAAAATCCCCCGAGTTGTGTGGCATGGACAGAATATCAAGTGGTGCTGATGAACATCAGCCGCTCGTCCCATCAGCGCAACCAGGGCAGGAGTAA